The Clostridium septicum genome contains a region encoding:
- a CDS encoding N-acetylmuramoyl-L-alanine amidase, whose product MAKWIIDAGHGGNDSGAIGLNERRESDIVLEAAYEAKRLLEKNGETVLLTRAADISLDLDTRAEIANKWDADYFVSLHMNSFVNKSITGSEVLISENEYTGEELAKLIRDELISNLKSNDRGIKKSNDEILKLTNMPTIIVNAEFISNEEVEKSFDSQKYGYMIAKACLAKVDKVLIDLPVLKPKTPWKSSWRVCIGHFKNYDDVEAAVKKAKKQGYEDAYIIPYEG is encoded by the coding sequence ATGGCAAAATGGATAATCGATGCAGGCCATGGAGGGAATGATTCTGGAGCTATAGGATTAAATGAAAGAAGAGAGTCAGATATAGTTTTAGAAGCAGCCTACGAAGCTAAACGGTTACTAGAGAAAAATGGAGAAACTGTTCTTTTAACTAGGGCGGCTGATATTTCATTAGACTTAGATACAAGAGCAGAAATTGCTAATAAGTGGGATGCTGATTATTTTGTTAGCCTTCATATGAACTCTTTTGTCAATAAATCTATTACTGGAAGCGAAGTATTAATATCTGAAAATGAATATACTGGAGAAGAGTTAGCAAAGCTAATAAGAGATGAATTGATATCTAACTTGAAATCAAATGATAGAGGCATAAAGAAAAGTAATGACGAAATTTTAAAATTAACAAATATGCCAACTATTATAGTGAATGCTGAATTTATATCTAATGAAGAAGTAGAAAAAAGTTTTGATTCACAAAAATATGGGTACATGATAGCCAAGGCTTGTTTAGCCAAGGTAGATAAAGTTTTAATTGATCTTCCAGTGTTAAAACCAAAGACACCATGGAAATCTTCATGGAGAGTTTGTATAGGACATTTTAAGAATTACGATGATGTAGAAGCAGCTGTTAAAAAAGCTAAAAAACAAGGTTATGAAGATGCCTATATAATACCATATGAAGGATAA
- a CDS encoding methionine ABC transporter ATP-binding protein, producing MIEINNLNKKFGSLEVLKDISLNIKEGEIYGLIGHSGAGKSTLLRCINGLESYDSGSVKVMGKEVKSLNNNKLRQFRKDLGMIFQNFNLLERKSVFDNVAIPLEVWGYDKSYIQKKVRDLLKLVGLEEKAKCKPRELSGGQKQRVAIARALALEPKVLLCDEATSALDPKTTKDILSLLLQINKELGITIVIVTHQMEVVKEVCEKVALIEGGFLKVEGQAEKLFLKPGVSLKKFLGDDDDELLPNTGVNIKLFFPSTSSENALITKMSREICVDFSIVWGKLEKFRDNVLGSLVINVEEKDKEKIIGYLQDRNIILEVLK from the coding sequence ATGATAGAAATAAATAATTTAAATAAAAAATTTGGGAGTTTAGAAGTTTTAAAAGATATTTCTTTAAATATAAAAGAAGGAGAAATTTATGGACTTATTGGACATAGTGGAGCAGGTAAATCAACTTTATTAAGATGTATAAATGGATTAGAAAGTTACGATAGTGGATCAGTTAAAGTTATGGGAAAGGAAGTTAAAAGCCTAAATAATAATAAACTTAGGCAATTTAGAAAAGATTTAGGAATGATATTTCAAAATTTTAATCTTTTAGAAAGAAAATCTGTTTTTGATAATGTAGCTATTCCGTTAGAAGTCTGGGGGTATGATAAAAGCTATATACAAAAAAAAGTAAGAGATTTATTAAAACTTGTTGGATTAGAAGAGAAAGCTAAGTGTAAACCAAGGGAGTTAAGTGGAGGTCAAAAGCAAAGAGTAGCTATAGCAAGAGCATTAGCGTTAGAACCTAAAGTATTATTGTGCGATGAAGCTACATCAGCACTTGATCCTAAAACAACAAAGGATATATTATCATTACTTTTACAAATTAATAAAGAACTAGGTATTACAATTGTTATTGTTACCCATCAAATGGAAGTAGTAAAAGAGGTTTGTGAGAAAGTGGCATTAATAGAAGGGGGCTTTTTAAAAGTAGAGGGACAAGCAGAAAAACTTTTCTTGAAACCGGGAGTATCTCTTAAAAAATTTTTAGGAGACGATGATGATGAACTACTACCAAATACAGGGGTTAACATAAAATTATTCTTTCCAAGTACATCATCAGAAAATGCACTTATAACAAAAATGTCTAGAGAAATCTGTGTTGACTTTTCAATAGTTTGGGGCAAACTTGAAAAGTTCAGAGATAATGTACTTGGAAGCTTAGTTATAAATGTTGAAGAAAAAGATAAGGAAAAAATAATAGGATATTTACAAGATAGAAATATAATATTGGAGGTGCTTAAATAA
- a CDS encoding YtxH domain-containing protein: MGKMMKGVAAGAMIGAAVSIMVLPQLDRKTQRNLKRTGKRAMGMAEDAYDTFMGYIK, from the coding sequence ATGGGTAAAATGATGAAAGGCGTAGCAGCAGGTGCAATGATAGGAGCTGCAGTAAGTATTATGGTGCTTCCTCAATTAGATAGAAAAACTCAAAGAAACTTAAAAAGAACAGGAAAAAGAGCTATGGGAATGGCTGAAGATGCATACGACACTTTCATGGGGTATATTAAATAA
- a CDS encoding GNAT family N-acetyltransferase, producing the protein MESFRLANKDDLFKVSNILKEIINNKPEGLNWTKDYPNEEVIKNDIEKKELFILEINNEILGAVVLNCDEDINYKKIEWNSNKTPLVIHRLFVSRNYMGEGYGSLLLKSVIDKAKNHGFESIRLDTFSKNINAQKLYIKSGFKYKGTINLEGKVGEFFCYEMNL; encoded by the coding sequence ATGGAAAGTTTTAGATTAGCAAACAAAGATGATTTGTTTAAAGTAAGCAATATTTTAAAAGAAATAATTAATAATAAACCTGAAGGATTAAACTGGACAAAAGATTATCCTAATGAAGAAGTTATAAAAAATGATATAGAGAAAAAAGAGTTATTTATCTTAGAAATTAATAATGAAATTTTAGGGGCTGTAGTTTTAAATTGTGATGAAGACATAAATTATAAAAAAATAGAATGGAATAGTAATAAAACTCCACTTGTAATACATAGATTATTTGTATCAAGAAATTATATGGGAGAGGGTTATGGTAGCCTTTTATTAAAGAGCGTTATAGATAAAGCAAAAAATCATGGGTTTGAATCAATAAGATTAGATACATTTAGCAAAAATATTAATGCCCAAAAGCTATATATAAAGTCAGGGTTTAAATATAAAGGAACTATCAATTTAGAAGGAAAAGTCGGAGAGTTCTTTTGTTATGAAATGAATTTATAA
- a CDS encoding methionine ABC transporter permease, translated as MIDILIPAFLETLIMVVLSTIFSLILGFIPAIILILTSPTGLRPNKVLYKTLDYIINILRSFPFIILMVSIVPITRFIVGKSIGTVAAIAPLTIAAAPFVARVIESSLKEVDSGVIEAAKSFGASDTQIIFKVMIKEAIPSIISGLTLTIISIIGYSAMAGAVGGGGLGDVAIRYGYQRYKIDVMVVTVIVLIVIVQGLQSLGNYLYKKLS; from the coding sequence ATGATAGATATTTTAATTCCAGCATTTTTAGAAACTTTAATAATGGTAGTTTTATCAACAATATTTTCATTAATATTAGGGTTTATTCCAGCAATTATTTTAATATTAACATCGCCAACAGGATTAAGACCTAATAAAGTATTATATAAAACATTAGATTATATAATAAATATTTTAAGAAGTTTTCCATTTATTATTCTAATGGTATCAATAGTTCCTATAACTAGATTTATAGTTGGAAAATCAATAGGTACAGTAGCAGCAATTGCACCACTTACTATTGCGGCAGCACCTTTTGTTGCAAGAGTAATAGAGTCATCATTGAAGGAAGTGGATAGTGGTGTTATAGAAGCGGCAAAATCTTTTGGAGCATCAGATACACAAATAATATTTAAAGTGATGATTAAAGAAGCTATACCATCAATAATATCAGGGTTAACATTAACGATTATAAGTATTATAGGTTATTCAGCCATGGCTGGGGCTGTTGGAGGAGGCGGTCTTGGAGATGTAGCTATAAGGTATGGATATCAAAGATATAAAATAGATGTAATGGTAGTTACAGTTATTGTACTTATAGTTATAGTACAAGGGTTGCAGTCATTAGGAAACTATTTATATAAAAAATTATCATAG
- a CDS encoding MATE family efflux transporter, with translation MSRILDLGKDNIWKLFLKYSIPSVIGTLIFSIYIVIDGIFVGRAVGSSGLAAINIAMPFFSTALAISLMVSVGGNTITSIELGEGDKEKARQTFSLAFYSLLVVSIMASIITLLFTENIAMFLGAKGDLIKPVGEYLVVLAIFMPIFTCSGYLATGLRTIGKPNYSMMCNIVGSVLNIILDYIMVVKLGMGVFGAALASGIAFTFAFIFGLLGYFNKDSVLKLVKCNIDYKKIFRFFYNGSSEALSEFAFAFSTYLFNIVLMGRLGEMGVSAFSIIQYIASLIVAVYLGISTGISPIISYNYGAKEGNRIREVTKISLLVMSFLGIVCTATLFFAGENLIKLFIDGDAKLIEITVWACKIYSTCFLISGINILSSTYFTALEDARTSIIISLLRGIVFITIGIIVLPIFFDINGIWLTVTFAELLTLLVSYKLMKKSYCSMKYK, from the coding sequence TTGAGCAGAATTTTGGATTTAGGGAAGGATAATATATGGAAATTGTTTTTGAAGTATTCAATTCCAAGTGTTATAGGAACTCTTATATTTTCAATTTACATTGTAATTGATGGAATATTTGTTGGAAGAGCTGTTGGTTCAAGTGGGCTTGCAGCTATAAATATAGCAATGCCATTTTTTAGCACTGCCCTTGCTATAAGTTTAATGGTATCAGTTGGAGGAAACACTATAACAAGTATAGAGCTGGGAGAAGGAGATAAAGAAAAAGCAAGACAGACCTTTAGTTTAGCCTTTTACTCACTTTTAGTGGTTTCTATCATGGCATCTATAATAACATTATTATTTACAGAAAATATAGCAATGTTTCTAGGAGCCAAAGGAGACTTAATAAAGCCAGTAGGGGAGTATTTAGTAGTATTAGCAATATTTATGCCTATATTTACATGTTCAGGATATTTGGCAACTGGACTTAGAACAATTGGAAAACCTAATTATTCAATGATGTGTAATATAGTTGGTTCTGTTTTAAATATAATACTTGACTATATTATGGTAGTAAAATTAGGAATGGGAGTTTTTGGAGCAGCTTTAGCTTCAGGAATAGCTTTTACATTTGCATTTATATTTGGTTTATTAGGATATTTTAATAAAGACTCAGTTCTTAAATTGGTGAAATGCAATATAGATTATAAGAAAATATTTAGGTTTTTTTATAATGGATCTTCCGAAGCTTTATCGGAATTTGCTTTTGCCTTTTCTACATACTTATTTAATATTGTTTTAATGGGAAGATTAGGGGAAATGGGTGTTTCAGCATTTTCTATAATTCAGTATATAGCATCATTAATTGTAGCCGTATATTTAGGTATATCTACAGGGATATCACCTATAATAAGCTATAATTATGGGGCTAAAGAAGGAAATAGAATAAGAGAAGTTACGAAAATATCATTACTAGTTATGAGTTTTCTTGGAATAGTATGTACAGCAACTTTATTTTTCGCAGGAGAAAATTTAATAAAGTTATTTATTGATGGGGATGCAAAGTTAATAGAAATTACTGTATGGGCATGTAAAATATATTCAACTTGTTTCTTAATTAGTGGAATTAATATATTATCATCTACATATTTTACTGCTTTAGAAGATGCAAGAACATCTATAATAATTTCTTTACTTAGAGGAATTGTTTTTATTACAATAGGAATAATAGTATTACCAATATTTTTTGATATTAATGGTATATGGTTAACAGTAACTTTTGCTGAACTATTAACATTATTAGTATCCTATAAATTAATGAAAAAATCTTATTGTAGTATGAAATATAAGTAA
- a CDS encoding YkvA family protein, which yields MNISDVKVGLTGEDLLSIANEFLNIDGLEISEINLKDEINITGSFNKGFKIDFIAGIKLVRIENGIIHAELSSFKLLKIGIVSLIRKLALKYAIKAFEDKGIHYEKGKIVINIKKILKDVPYVDFNIKDIYIYRSILNVELKDINISIKGNLIKGIEDPKEEDMEQDTALMVINKVKDNYSLGRECTLDKLPDKVKKISDYLFIIPDMVALIYRLLKDKRVAIKTKLVISAAVAYIALPTDIIPDNIPFIGKIDELAVTFFALDRIISDVPVYIILENWEGKNDIILVIKNMIEYVTNFTGAKNVEKLYSLLNELISL from the coding sequence ATGAATATATCAGATGTAAAAGTAGGATTAACAGGAGAGGATTTATTAAGTATAGCAAATGAATTTCTTAATATAGATGGTCTTGAGATATCAGAGATTAATTTAAAAGATGAAATTAATATTACAGGAAGTTTTAATAAAGGATTCAAAATAGATTTTATTGCTGGAATAAAATTAGTTAGAATTGAAAATGGAATAATACATGCAGAATTATCTTCATTTAAGTTACTTAAAATTGGGATTGTGTCATTAATAAGAAAATTAGCATTAAAATATGCTATAAAGGCATTTGAAGATAAAGGAATTCATTATGAAAAAGGCAAAATAGTAATTAATATAAAAAAGATATTAAAGGATGTACCTTATGTCGATTTTAATATTAAGGATATATATATATATAGATCTATTTTGAATGTAGAATTAAAGGATATAAACATATCAATTAAGGGTAATTTAATAAAAGGAATAGAAGATCCTAAAGAAGAAGATATGGAACAAGATACTGCATTAATGGTAATAAATAAAGTAAAAGATAATTATTCTTTAGGAAGAGAATGTACATTAGATAAGTTACCAGATAAAGTAAAAAAAATAAGTGATTATTTATTTATTATTCCCGATATGGTGGCATTAATATATAGGTTATTAAAAGATAAGAGAGTTGCCATAAAAACAAAACTTGTGATTTCAGCAGCAGTTGCTTATATTGCATTACCAACTGACATTATACCAGACAATATTCCGTTTATAGGAAAAATAGATGAATTAGCAGTAACATTTTTTGCTTTAGATAGAATAATATCTGATGTTCCAGTATATATTATATTGGAAAATTGGGAGGGAAAAAATGATATTATATTGGTAATAAAAAATATGATAGAGTATGTAACAAACTTTACGGGAGCTAAAAATGTAGAGAAGCTTTATAGTCTTTTGAACGAATTAATAAGTTTATAG
- a CDS encoding MerR family transcriptional regulator, which translates to MKNKYMVGEVSKFLNISKDTLRYYDQIGIVTPKKSGKNGYRYYTMDNIVLLTYVLVLKDLDVPLNEIKNILSNNSLESMIKLIGNQKRVVEKKIKELQGIKSTINSLEKAFIQAYNYNNKFEVIESPKFIYKEIGEEIDSTMSTVMDEFRSINGLSEIVYTVIIKNICDIKKIVDNNIFYTVSARIEKFENEFYIGKTNIFEKSKCIHTVIRSSDDIKEIDLMELKKYLKENSFTINGDIIARAIAFEHIDEKPIDYYEVWVPIKEC; encoded by the coding sequence ATGAAAAATAAATACATGGTAGGAGAAGTTTCAAAATTTTTAAATATAAGTAAAGATACTTTAAGATATTATGATCAAATTGGCATAGTTACACCTAAAAAGAGTGGGAAAAATGGATATAGATATTACACTATGGATAATATAGTTTTATTAACTTATGTTTTAGTATTAAAAGATTTAGATGTTCCACTAAATGAAATAAAGAATATTCTTAGTAATAACTCGCTAGAAAGTATGATAAAGCTAATAGGAAACCAAAAGAGAGTAGTAGAGAAAAAGATAAAAGAACTTCAAGGGATAAAAAGTACTATAAATAGCTTAGAAAAGGCTTTTATTCAAGCCTATAATTACAATAATAAATTTGAAGTAATTGAAAGTCCAAAATTTATATATAAAGAAATTGGAGAAGAAATAGATAGTACCATGTCAACAGTAATGGATGAATTTAGAAGTATCAATGGTTTAAGTGAGATAGTTTATACTGTTATAATAAAAAACATATGTGATATTAAAAAAATAGTAGATAATAATATCTTTTATACTGTTAGCGCTAGAATAGAAAAGTTTGAAAATGAATTCTACATAGGTAAAACAAATATTTTCGAAAAAAGTAAATGTATTCATACTGTTATAAGGTCATCAGATGATATAAAAGAAATAGATTTAATGGAATTAAAAAAGTACTTAAAAGAAAATAGCTTTACAATTAATGGAGATATTATTGCAAGAGCAATAGCTTTTGAACATATAGATGAAAAGCCTATTGATTATTATGAAGTTTGGGTTCCTATAAAAGAGTGTTGA
- a CDS encoding DUF503 domain-containing protein, with amino-acid sequence MKVLLMKVKLRASWVHSLKEKRMVVRRITERLKNKFNISVAEVEDQDIHQIIVIGISAICGSSAKVHSTLENIINFIECNTDAEIINIDTFEDIY; translated from the coding sequence ATGAAAGTGTTATTAATGAAAGTAAAATTAAGAGCTAGTTGGGTTCATTCTTTAAAGGAAAAGAGGATGGTAGTTAGAAGAATAACGGAAAGATTAAAAAATAAATTCAATATTTCAGTTGCAGAAGTCGAGGATCAGGATATACATCAGATTATTGTAATAGGAATTTCAGCTATTTGTGGCAGTAGTGCTAAAGTTCATTCTACACTAGAAAATATAATAAATTTTATAGAGTGCAATACAGATGCAGAGATAATAAATATAGATACTTTTGAGGATATATATTAA
- a CDS encoding ribonuclease H1 domain-containing protein, with protein sequence MKYYSVYRGKSGTPKIFKTWDECKKEVIGCKGAIYKSFKTEKEAVEFLTIMSNSSGKINTQDLEKNEDDILNKGLTIYVDGSFAVDKGNFSYGLVALKDGNVIYKDNGVGFDEEAIPLRNVSGEVLGAIKAVDYAIENNYPEVKIAFDYQGIESWALGTWKRNNKITSNYHEYMKRKMNEINIKFFKIKGHSGNKYNDVADKLAKEALGI encoded by the coding sequence ATGAAATATTATTCAGTATATAGAGGAAAATCAGGAACACCAAAGATATTTAAAACTTGGGATGAATGCAAAAAAGAGGTAATAGGATGCAAAGGAGCTATTTATAAAAGCTTTAAAACAGAGAAAGAAGCTGTAGAATTTTTAACAATAATGTCTAATAGTAGCGGAAAAATAAATACACAAGATTTAGAAAAGAATGAGGATGATATACTAAATAAAGGTTTAACTATATACGTAGATGGTAGTTTTGCTGTTGATAAAGGAAACTTTTCATATGGTTTAGTTGCTTTAAAGGATGGAAATGTTATTTATAAAGATAATGGAGTTGGATTTGATGAGGAAGCAATACCATTAAGAAATGTTTCTGGTGAGGTTTTAGGAGCTATAAAAGCAGTTGATTATGCTATAGAAAATAATTACCCAGAAGTTAAAATAGCTTTCGATTATCAAGGTATTGAAAGTTGGGCTTTAGGAACATGGAAGAGAAATAATAAAATAACTTCTAATTATCATGAATATATGAAGAGAAAAATGAATGAAATAAATATAAAATTTTTTAAAATAAAGGGACATAGTGGAAATAAATATAATGATGTTGCAGATAAGCTTGCAAAGGAAGCTTTAGGAATATAA
- a CDS encoding MetQ/NlpA family ABC transporter substrate-binding protein, which yields MKRKSIVSVLLAGVLAIGLIGCGNKGASEDKVIKIGVSPVPHKEIVEHIVPELEKEGYEVKIVEFTDYVTPNTALAEGELDANYFQHISYLNETNDSKKLDLAYTAEIHLEPIALYSKSIKNLNDLKNEATIAIPNDPSNEARALRLLEKQGLIKLKDGELITPKDIVENKKNFKFKELEAAQMPRVLEEVDAAIINGNYAIEAGLNPSKDALVIEDKDAEAARIYRNILAVKKGNEKLEKINALTKALTSDSVKKFINEKYNGAVIPTF from the coding sequence ATGAAAAGAAAATCAATAGTATCAGTATTATTAGCAGGGGTTCTAGCTATAGGGTTAATAGGATGCGGAAATAAAGGAGCATCAGAGGATAAAGTTATAAAAATTGGTGTTTCACCAGTTCCTCATAAAGAAATAGTGGAGCATATAGTACCTGAATTGGAAAAAGAAGGGTATGAGGTAAAAATAGTTGAGTTTACAGATTATGTTACACCTAATACTGCTTTAGCAGAAGGAGAACTAGATGCAAACTATTTTCAACATATATCTTATTTGAATGAAACAAATGATAGTAAAAAATTAGATTTAGCTTATACAGCGGAAATACATTTAGAACCAATAGCTTTATATTCAAAAAGTATAAAAAATTTAAATGACCTAAAAAATGAAGCAACTATTGCAATTCCAAATGATCCATCTAATGAAGCTAGAGCTTTAAGACTACTAGAAAAACAAGGTTTAATAAAATTAAAGGATGGAGAACTTATAACTCCCAAAGATATTGTAGAGAATAAAAAGAATTTTAAATTTAAAGAATTAGAGGCTGCACAAATGCCAAGAGTGTTAGAAGAAGTTGATGCTGCAATTATAAATGGAAATTATGCCATAGAAGCAGGATTAAATCCATCTAAAGATGCCTTGGTAATAGAGGATAAGGATGCAGAAGCTGCAAGGATATATAGAAATATATTAGCTGTGAAAAAGGGAAATGAAAAATTAGAGAAAATTAATGCTTTAACAAAAGCTTTAACTAGTGATTCTGTTAAGAAGTTTATAAATGAAAAATATAATGGAGCTGTAATTCCTACATTTTAA
- a CDS encoding ATP-dependent metallopeptidase FtsH/Yme1/Tma family protein — protein MNKSKKHLIWIPITTAILSLFVLGYSTLKTKSNITKQYSNFLSDIDNSNISEVILNRNSNITIFLKDGTKYSTDNPNSPTLKETLLANNIKVIDENSPSLTKTLSSFILVVSTVSLVFMVMNKSRRVGASMTNLDVKDFSSNKDNNFGFHSVAGNEEAKDSLMDIIDFLKNPEKYKEYGARMPKGVILYGEPGTGKTLLAKAVAGEANVPFYALSGSDFVQVYVGVGAARIRSLFKKAKSHGKAVVFIDEIDAIGKVRDGGKNPGGNDERDQTLNALLTEMSGFGEKEGIIVIAATNRLDILDPALLRPGRFDRHVEVSLPDIKAREKIISLYLENKPHENLDIHDIAKKTSYFSGAKLENLINEAAILAAKEDSKVITKTHINNAYSIVLAGYEKKERNHLLNEDKLLTSYHEAGHALVSLIKTPEDIVSKITIIPTTKGAGGYTLTIPKDSSYQRLDYLKNRIMVLLGGRAAEELIFGSDKISTGAQDDITQTTEIALSMIAEYGMGETLGLLKLSSLGSLSNSYGQPVVDECKALINSLYKETLELLKDNHRTLNNLANTLLEEETLEGDIIQELFKS, from the coding sequence ATGAATAAAAGTAAAAAGCATTTAATATGGATACCAATTACTACTGCTATACTATCTCTTTTTGTTTTAGGGTATAGTACATTAAAGACTAAATCTAATATTACTAAACAATACTCAAATTTTTTATCAGACATAGATAACTCGAATATTTCAGAAGTTATTCTAAATAGAAATTCCAATATTACAATTTTCTTAAAAGATGGTACAAAATACTCTACTGATAATCCTAATAGTCCTACTTTAAAGGAAACGTTACTTGCAAATAATATTAAAGTTATAGATGAAAATTCTCCGTCACTTACTAAAACTCTTTCATCATTTATACTTGTAGTATCTACTGTTTCTCTTGTGTTTATGGTTATGAACAAATCTAGAAGAGTAGGAGCATCTATGACTAATTTAGATGTTAAAGACTTTAGCTCTAATAAAGATAATAATTTTGGCTTTCACTCTGTTGCCGGTAACGAAGAGGCTAAAGATAGCTTAATGGATATAATAGATTTTCTAAAGAATCCTGAAAAGTATAAAGAATATGGAGCCAGAATGCCTAAAGGCGTTATTCTTTATGGAGAACCAGGCACTGGAAAAACTCTTTTAGCTAAAGCTGTTGCTGGTGAGGCTAATGTTCCATTCTATGCATTAAGTGGTTCTGATTTTGTTCAAGTTTACGTAGGGGTTGGAGCTGCTAGAATAAGAAGTCTATTTAAAAAAGCAAAATCTCATGGTAAAGCAGTTGTTTTTATAGACGAAATAGATGCAATCGGTAAAGTAAGAGATGGTGGCAAAAATCCTGGTGGCAATGATGAACGTGATCAAACATTAAATGCCCTTTTAACTGAAATGTCGGGCTTTGGTGAAAAAGAAGGTATAATTGTTATTGCCGCTACAAATAGATTAGATATACTAGATCCTGCTCTTCTTAGACCAGGTAGATTTGATAGACATGTTGAAGTTTCTCTTCCTGATATTAAAGCTAGAGAAAAAATTATATCACTTTATTTAGAAAACAAGCCCCATGAAAACTTAGATATTCATGACATAGCAAAAAAAACCTCATATTTTTCAGGCGCTAAACTTGAAAATCTAATAAATGAAGCTGCTATTTTAGCTGCAAAAGAAGATTCTAAAGTAATAACTAAAACGCATATAAATAATGCATATTCAATAGTTTTAGCTGGATATGAAAAAAAAGAAAGAAATCATCTATTAAATGAAGATAAACTTTTAACTTCATACCATGAGGCTGGACATGCTCTAGTTTCTCTAATAAAAACACCTGAAGATATAGTTTCTAAAATAACAATAATACCAACAACTAAAGGTGCTGGCGGATACACATTAACTATTCCCAAAGATAGTTCTTATCAAAGACTTGACTATTTAAAAAATAGAATAATGGTTTTATTAGGTGGTAGAGCTGCTGAAGAATTAATATTCGGTTCCGATAAAATATCAACTGGAGCTCAAGATGATATCACACAAACTACTGAAATAGCCCTGTCTATGATTGCTGAATATGGAATGGGAGAAACTCTAGGATTACTTAAGTTATCTAGTCTTGGTTCATTATCTAATAGTTATGGACAACCCGTTGTTGATGAATGTAAGGCATTAATAAACTCCTTATATAAAGAAACCCTTGAGTTATTAAAGGATAATCATAGAACACTTAATAATTTAGCTAATACACTTCTTGAGGAAGAAACTTTAGAAGGAGATATAATACAAGAACTATTTAAATCTTGA